The DNA region CGGGGGCGGCGCTCGCCGGCGCCGTTGCTTGATTTCGCGGGGAATGCCGACGAAACTGAAGCCATGGGACCGCCGCGCAAGCCCCGCTCGCGGCATCAAAAGCCGGCCATCCCCACGACAACTCTAGGTCAGCCGCGGCGCGCCAAGGATCGTATGGACCGACAAGAAATATTGGATCGCGAGTATCTGGACATTCGCGCCCGCCTGCTGGCGGTCGCCGCGCAGTTGGATCGTATCGATCGCGCCGACGGCGCCGATCGCGACGACCCCCGGCTGGCCGCAATTCGCCGCGCGGTCGAAATCCTGCTCTCCAGTCAATCGGGTCGCGCCGAGGCCGTGCAGCTCACTTTCTCGCTGCCGTACGACGCCGCCTGGAAGCAAAAATTCAACCTGGCGGCCGCGGGCAACCACTCCACCGGGCGCGGAGCATAAACCATGTACTACTTCGACCCGCACATTCACATGGTCTCGCGCGTCACCGACGACTACGAAACCTTGGCCAAGATGGGCTGCGTCGGCGTCAGCGAGCCCGCGTTTTGGGCCGGCTTCGACCGCGGCAGCGCCGACGGTTTTCGCGATTATTTCCGCCAGCTCACCGAGTTCGAGCCCAAACGCGCCGGCTGGTATCGCGTGCAGCATTACACTTGGATTTGCATCAACGCCAAAGAGGCCGAGAACGTGCGCCTCTCGCGCGAGGTGATCGCCATGATCCCCGAGTACCTCAATCGTCCTGGCGTGCTCGGCATCGGCGAGATCGGCCTGAACAAGAACACCCGCAACGAGTCGGTTATCTTCATGGAGCACGTCGACCTGGCCGCGCGGCTCGACGAGCAGATTTTGATCCACACCCCCCACCTGGAAGACAAATACCCCGGCACGCGCATGATCCTCGACATGCTGGCCGATTTCGGCGAGCTAGAACGCCAGCGCGTGTGCGTCGATCATGTGGAGGAGCACACCATTCGCACCGTGCTCGAACAAGGCTACTGGGCGGGCATGACCCTGTATCCCGTCTCCAAATGCACCCCCGAGCGCGCCTGCGACATGGTCGAAATGTACGGTCCCGAACGGCTGCTGGTGAACTCCGCCGGCGACTGGGGACCATCGAAACCGACCGCCGTGCCCGACTTCATCCTCGCGATGCGCCTCCGTGGCCACTCCGAGGCGCTGATTCGCAAGGTGGTGTACGAGAATCCGCTGGAGTTCTTCAGCCAGAGCAAGAACTTCAAGTTTCAGCCGCCCGACGCCGTCCCCGCCGAATCGGTCTAGTCACGGTTGTCGCTGGCGGTCGTCCTCCGGCTCGATCGACAGCCCACCCGACGCGCGTAGCTCGATCTTGTACCGCTGACCCGGCACCAGTTTGGTGTACGGTGCCTCGCCGTGGGCGGCGCGCACCCCGGCCGCCTGGGCCGTGGCCGGATTCGTGGCGTACTCCCAAAAATTCTCCCACAGCTCGCGCTGAAATTCGCTCGCTTCGCCGCGCCCATACACGACCGGACGGGTACCCTCGGCATCGACGGCAAATCCCTCGCTCGGTTGCTGATGTTCGCCAAACAGCCGCCGCAATAGGCAAATCGACGCGCCGCGCAGCGGATCGCCCTGCTCGACCAACTCGTCGTCGAATTTAATCACCCAGTAGTCCACGTACAGCACGTCGCCGTCGACGGTCAATTCGCGCGGCGGCGCCAGTTCGTTTCCGTCGTCGTCCACCTCGACATAGCGAACGGTGGTGCGCACGTCGTCGCCCCCCGGTTGGCGCTGTTGATCCAGCACGTCGATATAGGCCACGCGGTGGTCGATCTTCAAGAGCCGCATCGCCGTTTCCAATCGCTCGATGCGCTGCTGCTTGGCGCGGTTGTCCTCCTCCAGCCGGGCAACCAGCGCCCGCTGCTCGGCCAGTTCGGCCTCTTTGCGCTGCATGGCCAGGTCTTTGGCGTAAAAGGCCTGATAGCCCAACCAAGCGCCGCCGCCGATCGCGGCCACGAGCGTCAGACCCAACAGCGCGCCGACCAAACGCGCGAGCGAAGCAATCATGGAAGGCGAACTCCTGGCCATCGGTGGACTAATCCATTGTACGCCAAGGCCGGCGCGCGGCGTCAGCCGCCGAGCAGCATGCCGCCGTCGATGGTCACGGTCTGGCCGGTCACCATGTCGCTGGCGGTAATCAACGACAAGACCACGCTCGACACATCCTCCGGCTCGCACACCCGCCGCATCGGCGTGCGGTCTTCGATCGATTGTTTCACCATCTCATAGGCCGGCCCCAGTCCTTGCTCCAGCCAGCGCCCGGTGATGAAGCCCGGCGCCACCGCGTTCACCCGAATCTTTGGCGCCAGCGCCCGCGCCAAGGCCATCGTCAGGTTGATCAGCCCCGCCTTCGACGCCGCGTACGGTATCGAACTGCCAATGCCGCTGATGCCCGCCACGCTCGCCACGTTGACGATCGCGCCGCCGCCGGCGTCGCTCATCGCCTGCCGCACGGCGCGGGCGCAGTGAAACGGCCCCTTGAGGTTCACCCCCAAGATGCGGTTCCAGTCGTCGTCGGTCACGCGCTCCAGATCGCCGTGGGCGATGAAGCTGGTCGTGCCTGCGCTGTTGACGAGCACATCGATGCGGCCAAACTCCTTGAGCGCGGCGGCGGCCATGGCGCGGCAATCGGCGTCTAGGGCCACATCGGCCTGCACGGCGATCGCCTTCACGCCGAGCGCGCGGCACTCGCTGGCCGTCTGTTCGGCCTCGTCGCGCGAGCGCGAGTAGTTGATTAAGACCGCGCAGCCGCGGCGCGCCAAATCCAGCGCTGTCGCGCGCCCCACTCCCGTGCCGCCGCCCGTGACGATCGCCCCTTTGCCTTCGAGATTCATGTTGCTCCTCGCTGTCGCCAATAGATAATCGGTGCGGCCAGCATAGCAAATTTGGCGGCGGTGGTCGGTTGCCGATTTAAGTGGTTGTTACCCAACTGGTTGCTAGTGGCTGGCGCCGGCGCCGACCCGACGAAAATGGATGGCGACCTTTCGCGTCAGATATAATGAATTCAGTGTCCTGACGGATGGCTTGCTTAATACTCGGAGCAGGATGATGTTGGACTGTCTGGCTTATCGAACCGCTCGCAATAGCGTCCATGCGTTTCGTTCCGAGGGGGACGAGATTGTGGTGCGCCGCGAAGTTGTCGCGTCGCCTGGCGAGTGCGAAAGCCTGTTGCAGCTTGGTATCGACGCCTATGCGTGGCTGGAACGCGCCAA from Pirellulales bacterium includes:
- a CDS encoding TatD family hydrolase; its protein translation is MYYFDPHIHMVSRVTDDYETLAKMGCVGVSEPAFWAGFDRGSADGFRDYFRQLTEFEPKRAGWYRVQHYTWICINAKEAENVRLSREVIAMIPEYLNRPGVLGIGEIGLNKNTRNESVIFMEHVDLAARLDEQILIHTPHLEDKYPGTRMILDMLADFGELERQRVCVDHVEEHTIRTVLEQGYWAGMTLYPVSKCTPERACDMVEMYGPERLLVNSAGDWGPSKPTAVPDFILAMRLRGHSEALIRKVVYENPLEFFSQSKNFKFQPPDAVPAESV
- a CDS encoding glucose 1-dehydrogenase, translated to MNLEGKGAIVTGGGTGVGRATALDLARRGCAVLINYSRSRDEAEQTASECRALGVKAIAVQADVALDADCRAMAAAALKEFGRIDVLVNSAGTTSFIAHGDLERVTDDDWNRILGVNLKGPFHCARAVRQAMSDAGGGAIVNVASVAGISGIGSSIPYAASKAGLINLTMALARALAPKIRVNAVAPGFITGRWLEQGLGPAYEMVKQSIEDRTPMRRVCEPEDVSSVVLSLITASDMVTGQTVTIDGGMLLGG